The Geobacter sp. genomic interval AAGCGGCTCGGGTTGGGCAGGAGAGTCCATTTCATCCAACGTCTTGCGTACGGTGGTGTTCCAGGGAGCAATCTCCAGGATCCGTTTGAAAAAAATCCGTGCTTCGTCGGGTCTTCCCACCGCGAGACTTATGACACCGAGCGTTTCCAGGGTTTCAGTATCGGCTGGTTGCTTCTTCAGGATATCGGTATAGATCAGAATGGCGTCATCGGTCCAACCCAGTTCGGTGAAATAAAAATCTGCCAGGTTGCGGCGGAATGTCAGATTGTCGGGTGCGAGACGCACAGCCTTTTCATGATGGGCAAGGGCGCGGAGTTTATCCTCTTTGCGATAAAAGAGGACTGCTATGTCATTGTGGGCAACGGCATAGTCGGGATAGCTGCTCAGAAATTCTAGGATTGCTTCGATCCCACTATCAAGGGAGCTCGCATTGAGAAGAGGTTGAATCTGCTCATATGCGTTCTGTGCGGAATAGCCTGTTGGATCGAATTGTGCCATGTGATCGCCCCGGAAATAGTATAGTTTGCGGCATCATACGAAATTTTTACCGACCAGGCAACTCTTTCCTGGGAGAATGTTCACAGCTTTTTCAGTCGCTCCGCTTCGCTGAGGCAGCCAAGGGATTCGAGGGTGCTGATGAGCTGGGCACGAAGGGCCTTATCTGCGGGATTGCAGGTGAATGCATGCTGGAGTTGTTTGAGTTTTACTATCACAGATTGTGTCTGGTCTCGCATTTCATGTGACTGGTGTGCATGCTTCACGGGTGAGACAGTGAAAGTCCTGTCTGCTCCGTGGACCTTACTGTAACCGCTGTTGCGGTAATATTCTTCATCGTCGAAACGAATCCGACCGTGCCATCGATGTGAAAAATGCTGAATATTTTTAGTGTCATGGTCTTTTCGGCCTTCGCTGGCCTCGGCAAAATGGACCAGTCTGCACGAGGGGGCATAGAGGACTTTTGCCCCTTGTTCGCCTGCCCGCAGACAGAGATCAATATCTTCGAATCCATTCACGAATCCTTCGTCAAATCCGGCCAGCTTCTCGAAAAGTTCTTTTTTGATGAGCATGCAGGCACCCGTGACTGCCTGCATGAAGCGCTGTGTAGTCACCGCCTGGCTGTCTGCGGCAAAGCCGCTGAAGATATGGTAGCCGCATCCCTGCTCGCTGAAGGCGATGCCGGCGTGCTGAACCGTTCCGTCAGGGAAGAGGAGAAGGCCACCGGCGATGTCGGCTCCCGCTGACTCCAGGCTTTTCACCAGGTGCACAAGCCATCCTTTTTCAGGGACCGTGTCGTTGTTGAGAAAGAGGAGATAGCGACCGTTGGCGAGTTTTGCCCCCTGGTTGCAGGCGCGGGCAAACCCGAGATTGGCGCGGTTCGATACGACCGTTACGTTACCCGTCAAGGATTTCAGAAGCTCGGGAGTCTCATCGGTGGAGCCGTTATCCACGATCACCAGTTCAAAAGGGATGGCATTCCCGGTGTTGCGGGCCAGGGCTTCCAGGCACTGACGGGTGTATGTGGCCTGGTTGTAAAGCGGTATGACGATCGAGACGGCAATGGCCGGGTTTTCCGGGAGATAGACCGGATCGGTCTCCTGTTCGGCATAGCGTTCAACAAAATCGTGGAGTCCTGATATCCGGTATTTTTCCTGATCACGCTGCAGATAGCCGTATGCCTTGGAGTAATGGGTGCCCGAGGCGTGAAAACAGCGGATTCCCGACAGGATGCCCGCCCGGAGCCCTGCCTGCCGGACGCGATTGTAGAGAATGTCATCCTCACTTTTTGCCATGCTCAATGAGACATTCTCAAAACCCCCTATTTGGGAAAATATCTTGCGGGATATGCAGAGGCAGCAGCCGATAACCGGTCCCTCTTCCACAGTGAGGCCTGTGCGCACATCGAGCCGATAATACGTTGATTCCGGCTTGGCGCCGTTGGTGAACTGGTTCTGGATAACATCGAGTCCGAGGAGTCCGTAGTCGGGGAATGCCTGGAAATACCGCTCGAACTCGCGTTCGAAATGGCGGGGCAGTTCAAGGACATCGTCGTCGAGTTCGATGACGTAATCACCCTCGGCCTGGGCAAAGAGCTCGCGGTAGAGTTCCAGGCCGGTATTGGACTCCTTCCTGATGTACTTGTCGACGCGATAGCGCTTGAGAACCGCCTCTGTCTCATCTGTTGAGCCATTGTTCCCAACGATGATCTCACAGTCGAGTGGTGACGCCAGGCTGGCAAACAGGGCCTTCAGGCACTGGTCGAGCATGGCTGCCCGGTTCCAGGTCAGGATGATGATGGAGAATTTTTTGCCGGAGATAGTGTGCGTTCCTTTGTTGGCGGCATTACGGCTGCGAGAGGCAGACAGGAGTCGTTCATACAGGTCCAGAGCGGGATGTGCACCTTCGGTCAGGCAGAAGCGTTTCAAAACCTCGGCCTTTGCTGCGTGCGCAATCCGGGTCCGGATATCGGGGTGGTCGATGAGGAATTCCAATGCCCGAAACCACTTTTCTGGGTCCTGGCCAACAAGCAGGCCGGTCTTTCCGTGTTCCACGGTTTCATTATACGGGGGCAGATCGGCAAAGACCCCGGCAATGCTGCAGGCGGAATATTCCAGCCACTTGATGTTGCTTTTGCAGCGGTTGAACGGAGTGTCCTGAAGCGGGACTATGGCGATGTCAAAACCGCTTTTTGCAAGCGCCCTGGCATAGTCGAGGTAGTCATACTGGAAAGGCTGGAATGAAAAGCCCGGAAGTGTTGCGGCGCTGGCCGGGGCATATCCCATGAAGCGAAAATGGACCTTTTCCCCATACTTGTCGGCAATTCGCCGCAGGGCTGGCTCGATACGGGAAAGATCGCTGCCATGGGTGTCGGTGCCGCAGAATCCTATAACGACTCTGCCTGCAGTCGGAGCAGGTGATGGAATATCCCACTTTGCCCGGTCGAGCAGGTTCGGCACAAGATATGTTTCCGGATTGAACTGCTGATAGCGCTCTCTGAGAAGCTCGGATGAAACCGTTATGGCCGACATCTTCGGAAGCAGCTGGCGGAGGAGCACGGAGGTTTCATCGGCCCGTGCCTTCAGGGGATGCCCCATGGGGACGTCGAGCAGATAGTCGTCGGCTTCGTAGATGACCGGTTTGCCGCTGGCTAGCATCTGTTCGATGAACGGCATGGTGCCGTTTCTCGGGAAAAATCGTTGCAGCACGATAATGTCTGCCCTCTCCAACAGGCTGAGATCTGCCGTACAGGTCACTCCGTCATTGTGTGCCCCCCAGAACAACTCGACCTTTGCACCCCCCACGGCAAGAGGCTGTTTCAAGCGCAACTGTGCACATGCCGATCCGGGATCGTCCAGGGAATAGACCGCGACCCTCAATTGAGGGGATGCTTGCAGAAATGGTTCGTCACTGGACTGAGGAGTGGGAGGCGTCTTCATGCCGCAATGTGCCTTAAGATCGGTCAACGTTTGTGTAAAGCCTGTCTCAAGAGGATTCAGCTCGGAAAGCACGGAGAGTTCCGCAATGGCATCGGCGAACATCCCCTGTTCAATATACCTCGCGACGATGTCGGTTCGAGCGGGATGGTTCTGGCTGTCTTCAGACAGTGCCGTTTTCAGGAGCCGTATGGCGTCGTTTCTGTCAGCGGCCTGAAGCGCTTTTTGCCAGTAATGGGTCGATCTGATCTGCACGGGGGTGGCACCCGTAGCCTTCAACTCGGCATAGGGGAGCGACTCGATAGAACTCTGAGATGTGAGGTGGTCGGCAATGAAATGAAACGTTCTGAAATATGCTTCGAAAAGGGCTTTTTTTCTTTTGCGCGCAATATCGCTGTCTCGTTGAATCAGAGATTCATATTTCTCGTAGACTCTCTTGATTGTTGAGAGAAAGAGCGGCATCGAGCCACTGGTCATAGCGCTGCCATCGCAGCGATAGGTGAACTCGCAGGTCAGCTTCGGGATATGGGTGAATGTGAAGTGCCGCGACATCCTGATCCAGAGGTCCCAGTCCTCGTGCCGCAACAGGGTTTCATCGAACAGACCGGATTTTTCCAGGCATGTACGTCGGTGCATGATGCAGAGCACGGGAATGAAATTTTGTATCAGGACCTTGTCGTAGTCGAACTCCTGGGAGTAGGGGGTCTCCTTGCGGACCGTCACATAGCGGTCACCTTGCTTCTGTTGCACGTCCTTGTAGGCATCGGTGTAGGCGACATCCAGGTGCTCTCCTTCCAGAGCCGTCACCAATGTTTCCAGATGATTGGGGAAAAATACGTCGTCATCGTCGAGGTAGGCGATGTACTTCCCCCGCGCCGCACGGATGCCGGTATTGCGCGATGCAGCCAGCCCTTTGTTTGCTTCGTGGCACAGGTAGCGGATCTTTGGCGATGCAAAGCCATCCACAACGGCGCGAACATCCTCGCCGGCATCATTGACAACGATGATCTCGAAGTCCCGGAGCGTCTGGGCGAGAATGCTTTTCAGCGCGATTGCCAGCATGTCGGGGCGGTTGAAGGTCGGGACTATCACCGAAACGAGAGGGGCCGGACTCTCCTCGAATCCCTGCCACTGCATGAGGTGCGAGCGGATGTCGGTATGCATCATGATGTTGGCGCATTCGCCGCATTCGGGGATCGGGCCTGCCCCGCAGCGCCTGGATGAGACCCGTAGCGCACGGTAGGTCTCGTTGTTCCAGAACTCCTCGATCTGTTGGGTCAGGGCATTACCGAAATCGTATGTGCCCGATGCGACCTTCTCCTTGAAGTGGAGTTCGCCGCCGCCGCACGGGTAGATCTCGCCATCGAAACCGATCATGATCTCGTCTTCGGTCCAGAGGCAGGGCCGGGGGGCTCCGGGTTGCGAGAAGAGCGGTTCGTGCACGATAAAGACTCCCAGCTGCTCGCCAAGCGCCTTGGCCTCCAGCATCTTTTCATCTGAGAGTTGCTGGTGGAAGAAGAGGGAGGCCGAGTCCTCCAGCCGATAGGGAGCGGATTCGATGTTGAGCATCCTGATGCGTTCGGGGTAGAAGCGGCAGTAGAAGACATTGATCAATGGCACTTTCAGGGAATGAGCAAGCCGGACCAAGGCCGGCAATTCATTGATATTGTGGGTCGACAGGGCGATGGAAAACTGGATATGGATCGGGCTCTGGTACAGGTCTTTCAGGGCAGAACATGCCTTGACATTCTCGACCACCCGGTCGAAAGCGTCGACCTGCATCAGTCGTTCATAGGTGGCACGGGTGGCGGCATTGATGGAGACATTCACCGACTGGACGGTGCACTGCCCGATCATAGTCTCTGACAGCTGCCGAGACAGGGCGATACCGTTTGTTGTGATCGTGATGGCGCATTGAGGGTATACCTCGTTGATGTAGCGCATGATCGAGACACAATCCCGGTTGAGAAGCGGGTCGCCGGCCCCTGCGAGACAGACCGAACGGAAGCGTTCCAGGTGAATGTTGCGCGCCATGACCTTGAATTGTTCCAGGGTGATCGCCTTGCCGCTTCTGCTTCGGAAGTAGTCGCCGCCGCAGAAGACACACTTGGCATTGCAGGTGTCGTTGAGCAGGAAATGCGCGGAGTAAGGGAATTTGTCCGAATACCCGTCCGCCCGTTCGCTAATGGAGGTCGTTGTCATGGTTATTGGTTCCCGGCAAACTGTTTTGCGGCTAGAATCCGTCCATATCGTGCCTTCGGATTTTGCGGGTCCAACTGCAGCGCCTGCAGGAATGATTCTTCCGCATGCTTGAACTCTCCTTTTTCGAGCAGCGACATACCGAGGGAGATGGCGCTGTTCAGTCCGACGTATCTTGACCGCTCCTTGGCGAGGGTAGAGAACATCGCTGCATATTTGGCAACCTGCTGCTGCCAGGTCCAGCCATCAAGGATAGACTGCCGTGCATTGCGGCCCATGGCGTGCATATCTCCGGCCTTCAGGCGTTCGATTGCCGCTGTCAGCGCTTCTACTGAGCGATCGACGAGAAAGCCGTTGTAACCGTCACGGATGATCTCGGGCATGTTGCCGACCCTGGTGGAAATGACGGGCAGTCCACAGGCAAGTGCTTCCAGCGCAGGGTTCGGCGTCCCTTCCACGACCGAGGCACAGATATAGAAGGTTGCCTGGTGGTAGACCGTATCGCGTACCTGTTCCTGGGTAAGGAGTGATTCCATGTCCCTGCGCGCCTCGCGGTCGAGAAAGACCAGGCGTACCCCGCTTTGCCGGCAGGCTTCCCTGATGAGATCGAGGCCTTTTTCTCCCACCGAATCCGAATTGCCGACCCAACAGGCGATTGGTTCTTCGGGAGGTTCGGTTGCCGGGTGGAACAGTTCCTCATCGACGCCGTTCTGGCAGCAGAAGATGTTGGGGGCTTCCAGGGACCCCTGACGGAACATTTCCTGATTGTTCAGGAAGCCTCCGGCACAACGTGCCGAGGTGACGAGGCTGATGGTCTGCTCCAGATATTTCGGGCAACTGCAGCCGACTATGATTTTTTCCGGCGGGACGTTTTGGACCAGGGAAATCAGGTACGGATCGAAGATCATGATGAAATCGTACTTCCGATGGTCGAACAGTTGATCCATCCGCCGCATTTCCAGGGTCACTTCTGTGGGAAGGTGCCTGCGGATGTTCTGCGAACGATTCCACCATGCCCATCCTTCGATGTCATAGACGGCCAGCACGCGAATCCCCTGGTCCGGTTCTCGTTCCGGTGCGGGTTCCGGTTCCCTCCCAAGGATGATGCATTCAAAAGTACTGGTCAGGATGTCGGTTATTTTCTGTAGTGAGTGGGCAGAACTGATCTGGCTGCGGGCAGTAGCTCCGATCGTGCGACGCAATTGCGGAGAAGTGATCAACAGTTCGAGCTTTTCCTCCCATTCCTTTTCTGTCGATGCCAGCATCCCGGTTATGCCGTCACTAATGGCATCCATACATTCGCCGGCATTGAAGCAGACGGGAGGTACACCGGCGCTCATGTAGATCAGGGCCTTGAGCGCTCCGCGTACCACATAGTCCTCCAGGTCGAGAGGGGGAGGGAATATGCCGATATCAAAGGCTGCCACCTCTTCGATCATTCTCTGTTCATCGTACTCGGGAACTACGGTGACACGAGGGGAGGAAAAGTCGGGCACTACTGAACGGTCTGCTCCGACGATCCGGATCTCCAGGTTTTCGTGCCGTGCGGCAAGTCGGTCGAGTACCCCTTTGAGGCGGTTCAATCCAACGGCGGTCCCCTGGCTGCCGATCCAGCCGACGACTACGGAATCTTCCTGTTTTTCAGGTCTGGCAGCGAGATATTCTGCAAACTTCTCCACATGGGTCGCCGTGGGGACGATCAGCACCACTTTGCAGAACTTTTCGCCATAACGGGCGACATAGGGATTGTCGCTTATCACGGCATCGACCGTAGAGAGGATCTCGTCGAGATCATGCCAGCCATGCTGGCGGTGGTAGTCGGTCCAGAGTGCATCTGAGAGATCGAAGACCACCTTGGCCGTTGTCGACTTGAGGGCCTTGACGATTTCAAGGAAGGAGACCTTCAGCAGATAGGCGATGTCAGCAGACCTGGCCTGGTCGATAATGGCTTGCAGCGGCGTAGATCGGATATCGACGACCGCCACGTTCCACCCGCTGCGGGTCAGCGACTCTGTCAGCGCCAGCCCGCGCACCTGTGCCGTGGCATGCCCCAGGGCAGTATCGAGAACAAAGAGAACTGTCCGCTTCCTCTCGTGCTGTACGCCCCCTTTCTTTGCCTCGATCCGCATGTCGCGCCAGGGAGCATGGGTCTGGGGGGGAAGCACGCTGATTTCTCCAAAACCGGCTCGCCGTAACTCCTGCTCAAGATGCCATGACGACCAGCTGCAGGCATAGGGAGTGATGGCATCGTGTCGTTCAACCTGCCCCATGTCGAAGGCATGGAGAGCCCGTACCCCTTCGAGATACTCACCAAGGTTCCTTCCCTGTTCGATGGAAATCTTGCTGGCTGCCTTGAGGAGGTCCGGGGTTTCTATGATCAGGGTGCCGTCGTCGGTGAGGAGCAGTGCTGCCTTGTCGAGAAATTCACGGGCCTGCCACAGGTTCAGATAATTGAAGGAGTGAATCATCAGGATTTCAGTGAGGCTCTTCGGAGGGAAGACGCGATCGATATCCATGGCATCGAGATAGAGGTCGGCCCTGACGCTCTTGTCGGTGTCGATATTGATATGGCTTGGCAGATAGTTCTGTCCGCAGCCGATATGGAGTTTATCGCCACTGGTCGGCCCTGTCGGCTGAAGATTAGCTGCCGGTGCGACCTTGCGGGTGATGACCCAGCCGCACAGTTCGTTCCGGGCATTACGCTGGATGCTGTTGACATGGAACGGGAAACGACACAGGGACAACACCTCCGTGCAAGCCCTTCTCACCGACTCGTAGATCATGAAATCGTGGAGCCAGATGTAGCCTCCTTCGTTGACGATATCGAGGCATTTGAGGAAATCGTGCCGCACATCTTCATATTCATGGCTGCCATCGATCAGGATGAAGTCGAAGGTCGTGCTCAGTTTGGGCAGCGCCTTGTCAGCGGTAGAAATGATGAGGTGAATCCCTTCGTGCTGTCCGCTCGTTGTGACGTGCCGGTACCATTCGGAGAAGGTTTCGAGGCCATCGTTGTCGCCGGTGGGGAGGAAGGGGTCGATGCAGACGATGTCCACCGGCATGCCGTTGTCGCGCATGGCAAAGGCCATGGCCACTGCCGATGCCCCGATCTGACTGCCGATTTCGAGGATATTGCGTGGCTTCAGGTGTCGTATCAGCCGATAGAGCGTGTACTGGGGGGAGGATGACAACGGCAGCTCCGACATGGTCGGTGGCAGCGTAACCGGCTGCGGCTGGTTGGCATCATTGAGAAGCGCTTCGGGCAGATCCAGGCCTCCCACCCGTTTCGGCGTGGAGAATGCCGTTTCGCCGGATGCGGGTAGCGGTTGTACCGGTGCCGATGAGCGGATCTCCAACGGCAGCTCAACTGTTCGGTTGAAGAGCCGTGGCGCAAAGAATCGATAGAACTCCTGGGCGCGGGCGTGGCAGGAATGGCGCTGCATAGCCAGGCGGTAGCCTGCCTCGGCGATCTCCTCGCAGCGACCCGGTTGGGCGAGGTAGGAGCGGATGGTATTGACGGCCGTGTCTGAAGTGATTTTGACATAGTTGACGCCATCAACGAGACCCAGTAGCTCCGCCCCGTCCGGTTCCTCCGCAAAAAGGGCGGCTCGCGAGGCAAGGATTTCGAAATATTTCGGGTTGGGGTGCCGCAGCCTGCCGGCAGTGGTGATGAAGATGCGGCAGGCATTGATCGCCTTTGAGAATTCCTTTCCCACCAGCGGATGTGGCTGGGAGCGATACTCCCAGCCGGGATGGGGTGCCGAGAAATAAGAGAACTCCTTTTGCGCCGTCAGGGCCTGGTGTATGGCGAAACGTTCAGGATAAAACGGGCTCGGTTCGGTGGTGCCGGCGGCGAGGAAGCCGACGTCGTACCTCTTTTCCGACTGCCAGTCGTTGAACAGTTGCGGATCAAAGGTCGGCAGGATGTTGACGAAGCGCTGGCCGTACAGCGAGTCGGCAAAAAGCCTGAGCGGTTCGGGAAAGTAGGAAATCACGTGGGCAATGCGGTTGTCGTCGAGAAAGCGGAAAAAGGCGTCGGAATTGCCTTCGGTGACGTTCCAGTAGTCTCCCAGGACAATGGCGCTCGAGACCCCTGCCTGGTCCAGCCCAGCAAAGGGGAGACCAAAGGCGGGCGGGGTCAGGTCGAAGGCGGTGATGAGCAAGTCGGGCCGGACATCGGGGAAGGTGTGACGGATGATTTCGCCATAGCTTTTCAGAGAAGGGTCATACCCTTCGTATCCCTTCCCGAACATCCTGGTATCGAAGCTGCAGCGAAGACCAGTACGCAGTGCTTCGTGGCACTTGGCCAGATAATCGGCCTCGCAATCGCCTATGAACAGTATCCTCATCTGTCGGTCACCTTTTCGGTAAGGAATTCATCTGCCTGAGCAGATGGCATGTAGCTCTTACTCCCTGTTCCAAAGATCCGTTGAAGGTGAATCCCTTCGATTCCAACTTTGCCCGGCTCACATGGTAGGAGAGTTGATTCATGATTTCTGTGTCGACGAAAGTTACCTGCAATGAAGGGAACTCTTTCTTGATCTCTTCCACGATCTGGTTCACCGTGGCGTTGAGGGTGAGCACGTTGAATATCTCAGTATTGAAGAGATCCTGTTTGATCACGAAGGCAAGAGCAGTAACGGCGTCGGAGAGATCGAGATAGGGCCTGTGCTGGTGCAGGGCTGTACGCCAGACCGTGATCGGCTCACCCAGGTTGGCCTGCCAGACGAACTTGTTGATGGCGGTATGGAACCGCATGCCCGGAGAGATACCGAAGATAGTGCCGAAACGGAGAATCACGAACCGCAATCCCATTGCGGCTCCTTCCTGTTGCAGCATCTGCTCGGCTTTCAGTTTCGATTCTGCATAGGGGCTTTGCGGAATCAGCTCGGTGATGGGGCATGCCTCATCAACCACGTCACTCTGGCTTCCATAGACGCTGGTGGTGGAAATGAAGATCAAGCGACAGCCGTTTCGGGCGCATCCTTCGGCCAGACGGGCGGTTGCGGCATAGTTGATCTCCTCGACCGCATCGCGGTGGGCAAAGCTTGTGGTGGCATCGGTAATGGCGGCAAGATGGATCACCACGTCGATGCCGTCAAGGAGCTGATTGAGATCGCAGGTGGCAATGTCGGTACAGCTGAAGGAGTAGTTTCCCTGCGGAGGGAGGTTGAACAATGAGCAGTAACGTTGCGTCAGCATGTTATCAATCATGATGATCTGAGCGGCAGGGAAGATGTCCGGAAGTATCCTGATCAGTTGCGATCCGATGTGTCCCAGAGCTCCGGTGACGAGGATTTTCATCTTACTTTCCCCTTCCTTTTGCTTCCAGTGTCTTCCGTGTGGCCCGCAGGCCTTCTTCCAGGGAAAAGCGCGGATGCCATCCGGTCATTTCCTGGAGCCGTTGCGAGGAAAAGCGCACATTCTCGATCTCGATCCTCTTACGTTCGTCCGGCCAGGGGATATGGGTAAGCTGCCCCCTGCCCAGTTCGGCAACTATGGTCGAGGCGATCTCGCTGACGGTGCGGTGTTCGTTCCCGGTGGCGAAATACGTCTCGCCGTAGAGTTCTGAACGTTGGGCCGCTTGCCAGAGGATCTCGGTGGCGTCGTCAACGAACATGACATTTCTCGACTGGTCGCCGCTGCCGAAGATCTTGATCTCTTCATTGCTCCAGGCGAGATGGATGAAGTAGTTGATAAAGCCGAATTCCTGGAAACCCTTGCCGTAAGGCCCGAACAGGTTGGCAAAGCGCAGAACGACGGTCTTGAGATCGTGGATGGTATGGTAGATGCGGTAGTATTTCTCGGCAACCCCTTTATTGGCCGAGTAGATCTCCAGCGGACGCTCCCAGTGGTCTTCGTCGACGACCGAACTCAGCGCCTTGCCGACCACAGTGCTGCTGGAGGTATACACGACAATGGCCTGTGGGTTCAGCAGCCGGATCGATTCCAAAAGCTTCAGGTTGCCCAGGCAGTTTATCTCGGCATCCAGCAAAGGATACTGGATGGAGAGCGGATGGGAGGTCTGGGCAGCGCAGTTGAAGATGATGTCCTGCCCCTGCACCACCTCGGAAATGAGGTGTTCGTCGCGGATATCTCCGCGAACGAAGTGTATCTGTTCCCAGACGTCGCGGATGTTGTCCGTGGTGGAACGGAGGTGCGGTTCCAGCGCGTCGAGCACTGTAACGGTGACGTCTTTCTCGCGCAGGCACCTCCTGACCAGATTTGCGCCGAGAAAGCCGGCACCGCCAATGATGAGTATGTTCATGCGATATCCTCCAGCATGGATTCGATCCCTTGCGCAAGGTCGAAGGTGTGTTGCCAGCCGGTTGCCCGGATGAAACGGCTGCAGTCGGCCGTGTAGCAGCGGCTTTCGATGGGCGACTGGGGATGCTGCGGCGTGACCATTTCCACGCTCACAGTGGTTCCGCTCTTTTTCCCGACTACTTCTGCCACGAGACTGGCCGCCTCAATGAGCGTGTGCCCTGTGCCGGTGCCGATGAGGTAGTGCTGTCCGTTGGTGGCATCCGCATTGGCAGCGGCATGTAAGAATGCCATGGCAACATCGTCGATATGGACGTAGTCGCGGACAAAGGTCCCTGGTTTGTACACCGTCAGGGTGTTGCCCTGCTGCGCCCTGCGTACCATCTGGTTGAGGACGCCGCGGTCTTCCTTGCCCGACTTGGGACCGGGACCATAGACGTTTGCGAGCCGCATGCAGGTTCCCCTGGCGATGGAACGGGCGATGTAGCTGCGCAGGTACTGTTCCGCGAACAGCTTGTGCAGGTCGTAGACGGTGACCGGCGCATCGGGCACTGACTCGTCGATGAGTTGAGCTTGTGCGAGCCCAGCGATGGTAATCGTACTGGCAAGAACAATGAACGGTGAGAACTTCTTCTGGTGGCAGAGTTCAAGGAGGTGGACGATGGGGACCACGTTCAAACGCAGGTCCTCGACGGGAGCGCTGTCTGCCGCATAGGCGCTGGTCTGTGCAGCACAATGGAAGACCACGTCAACTGGGTGTTTCAGCGCACTTTCCCATGATGCGCGTTCCGAGAGATCACCCCGGATCCACGTCTCTCCGCCGGCATGGGTTGCAGGCGGAGCTGTCCTGGAGATGCAGATCAGCCGGGCGTCCAGGGTCCGGAGCAGCGACCGCAGCCTGGTTCCGATAAAACCTGCCGCACCGGTAATAAGGACTGTTTTCCCGCGGTATGCGGGGAGCAGGTCGGTAAACTGACTGTCGATGGTCCGAAACATGAAGAACGTCCTCCCCTGTTACAGGGTCTTGATGTGGTTGAGGATCAGGTCTCGGTTCTGTGGGACATCCCGGTAATTCTGGAAGATGTCTAGGAAGAGCTGATCGTGAAATGCCCGCAGCCGGTCGATTCGCGCCAGCGTGACTGTGTCGCCGAACACTTCGAGAAACCGCCGCAGCTTGATCCACGAGATGTCGGGGATCTGCCTTGCCTCGGCGATGCAGTTTTCCAGCGAACCGACCACGTGCTGGGTGTAGGAGCAGTTAGCATGCTTGAAAAGGTAGAACATGGGGGGCTCGTTTCCGGAGAGGACCCCGCGCAGCTTCATCTCGACGAAGAAATCGCAGAGGTTCAGGGACCAGGTCCGGAAATTTACGGCCGGATCCTGGTTCAACTGATGCTCGCGCGTCTGGTGCTCGTCCGGTGGCTCAACCTTGAGGAGCGGCGTCGCGGTGATCAAGGCCGGTTTGTCATGGAACAGCTCGAAGGTGACGGTGCTGTGGATCAGGGCGGTCTCGTAATTCAAGTGTCTGCACCAGTCAATGGCATTCAGATTTGGCCGACGGAAGATCAGGGAGGAGACGAAACAGAGGCTGCCGCCATAGCTCAGCTCGCAGCAGAGATCCATCAGGGTGTCCGCCCGGTCCTGGTCGAGGTGGAACATCCGGTCGCCGAGGGCGGGCCTGCAAGAGTAGGTTTCGCCGATGGCCTGATTGGCGATGATGCAGTCGAAGTTGTCCAGCTCGATCAATGCGAGTGCGGACGTGATTGAGTTTTCCAGGAAGTAATCGTCGTCGCCGAAAACCCAGACGTAGTCCCCTACGGCCATCTGCAGGCAGTTGAGAAAGTTGTAGTCGAAGCCGCGGTTGATCGGGCTC includes:
- a CDS encoding NAD-dependent epimerase/dehydratase family protein; the encoded protein is MFRTIDSQFTDLLPAYRGKTVLITGAAGFIGTRLRSLLRTLDARLICISRTAPPATHAGGETWIRGDLSERASWESALKHPVDVVFHCAAQTSAYAADSAPVEDLRLNVVPIVHLLELCHQKKFSPFIVLASTITIAGLAQAQLIDESVPDAPVTVYDLHKLFAEQYLRSYIARSIARGTCMRLANVYGPGPKSGKEDRGVLNQMVRRAQQGNTLTVYKPGTFVRDYVHIDDVAMAFLHAAANADATNGQHYLIGTGTGHTLIEAASLVAEVVGKKSGTTVSVEMVTPQHPQSPIESRCYTADCSRFIRATGWQHTFDLAQGIESMLEDIA
- a CDS encoding glycosyltransferase gives rise to the protein MNVPKLSICIPTFNRPQCLMERLEQLATLITPELSRNVEVIVSDNGSPQDMGAIVSRYLTRIGRLRFHRSPINRGFDYNFLNCLQMAVGDYVWVFGDDDYFLENSITSALALIELDNFDCIIANQAIGETYSCRPALGDRMFHLDQDRADTLMDLCCELSYGGSLCFVSSLIFRRPNLNAIDWCRHLNYETALIHSTVTFELFHDKPALITATPLLKVEPPDEHQTREHQLNQDPAVNFRTWSLNLCDFFVEMKLRGVLSGNEPPMFYLFKHANCSYTQHVVGSLENCIAEARQIPDISWIKLRRFLEVFGDTVTLARIDRLRAFHDQLFLDIFQNYRDVPQNRDLILNHIKTL